The following coding sequences lie in one Amycolatopsis cihanbeyliensis genomic window:
- a CDS encoding anti-sigma-D factor RsdA yields MTERENGREHDEREPAAARDVERSEPEESGRPSPQDIPDIPDITATQADDALLDALGGSDPKVADGLGDQELNALLLAWRRDIDSEPLAELVDTETAVRTVQTAALAKRNGSGGRRRRFLIPVAAAAAVLAIAFTGTGLAARDAQPGDMLWGLTQVLYADQAKSIEAAATVRLELDEAQAAITAGRYEEARQKLEEARRALEQVSTSEDREKLNAAHHALSLQLNDPQGGSGDNQSDPPQRTGQSKDKEPSNSQPGSSDGPPTSSQLDPRTSTQQPSSSTSLPPSTTSTPSGEGTGSEPGSSPRFDTSGEAKEPQDQPAN; encoded by the coding sequence GTGACGGAACGGGAAAACGGGCGTGAGCACGACGAGCGCGAGCCCGCCGCCGCGCGGGACGTCGAGCGGTCCGAGCCCGAGGAGTCCGGTCGACCCTCCCCGCAGGACATCCCGGACATCCCGGACATCACTGCCACCCAGGCCGACGACGCCCTGCTGGACGCGCTCGGCGGCTCGGACCCGAAGGTGGCCGACGGCCTCGGTGACCAGGAGCTGAACGCCCTGCTGCTGGCGTGGCGGCGGGACATCGACAGCGAGCCGCTCGCCGAACTGGTCGACACCGAGACCGCCGTGCGTACCGTGCAAACGGCAGCGCTGGCCAAGCGCAACGGGTCGGGCGGGCGCAGGCGTCGGTTTCTGATCCCGGTCGCGGCGGCCGCGGCCGTGCTCGCCATCGCGTTCACCGGTACCGGGCTCGCGGCACGGGACGCGCAGCCTGGGGACATGCTGTGGGGCCTGACCCAGGTGCTCTACGCCGACCAGGCGAAGTCCATCGAGGCCGCGGCCACGGTGCGACTGGAGCTCGACGAGGCACAGGCCGCCATCACCGCGGGCCGGTACGAGGAGGCCAGGCAGAAGCTCGAGGAGGCCCGGCGGGCGTTGGAGCAGGTGTCCACCTCGGAGGATCGGGAGAAGCTGAACGCCGCGCACCACGCGCTGTCCTTGCAGCTGAACGATCCGCAGGGCGGGTCGGGGGACAACCAGTCGGATCCGCCGCAGCGGACCGGCCAGTCGAAGGACAAGGAGCCTTCGAACAGCCAGCCCGGCTCGTCCGACGGTCCACCCACCTCCTCTCAGCTCGACCCGCGGACCTCGACGCAGCAACCGTCGTCCTCGACCTCCCTGCCGCCGTCGACCACGTCCACGCCCTCCGGTGAAGGCACCGGCAGCGAACCGGGCAGCAGCCCCCGGTTCGACACCTCCGGCGAGGCCAAGGAACCGCAGGACCAGCCCGCCAACTGA
- a CDS encoding sigma-70 family RNA polymerase sigma factor, with amino-acid sequence MANVGDGLDVPVAAAVEGEPQAVDRLLAAIRPLVVRYCRARVGRQERSFASADDVAQEVCLAVLTALPSYRDQGRPFLAFVYGIAQHKVADAHRAAARNRAEPVAEVPDEVEGGVGPEQRALQGELNERMAQLLDVLPDKQREIVVLRVVVGLSAEETAEAVGSTPGAVRVAQHRALARLRKVLAAEEVV; translated from the coding sequence ATGGCCAATGTGGGGGATGGACTGGACGTTCCAGTCGCCGCCGCTGTCGAGGGTGAGCCTCAGGCAGTGGATCGGTTGCTGGCCGCTATCCGTCCCCTTGTGGTGCGGTACTGCCGCGCCAGAGTCGGTAGGCAGGAACGTTCGTTCGCTTCGGCAGACGATGTCGCGCAGGAGGTGTGTCTCGCGGTGCTCACGGCATTGCCCTCGTACCGTGACCAGGGCCGCCCATTCCTGGCCTTCGTCTACGGCATCGCACAGCACAAGGTGGCCGACGCGCACCGCGCGGCGGCGCGTAACCGCGCCGAGCCGGTCGCCGAGGTACCGGACGAGGTGGAAGGCGGTGTCGGCCCCGAGCAGCGCGCCCTGCAGGGTGAGCTGAACGAGCGGATGGCCCAGCTTCTCGACGTACTGCCGGACAAGCAACGCGAGATCGTGGTGCTGCGAGTGGTGGTCGGGCTGTCCGCCGAGGAGACCGCAGAAGCCGTGGGGTCGACCCCGGGGGCTGTCCGAGTGGCGCAGCACCGGGCTCTTGCGAGGCTCCGCAAGGTGCTGGCCGCTGAGGAGGTGGTCTGA
- a CDS encoding response regulator transcription factor, translating to MTTVLICDDRRSVREGLTRVMSAVPGVSRIDCVAHGDELLARYSRQPVDVVLVGTQRAVPTGVEATRRLVSANPQANVIVFGAPDDAGSIAAAIAGGARGYLRWDASRPELVAALAHTLASTSVPAPRQPSDPGVQLTERELQVLRGMSQGKSNGQIGRELYLSEDTVKTHARRLFRKLGVRDRAQAVAHGFRRGLVS from the coding sequence GTGACGACGGTCTTGATCTGCGACGACCGACGCAGTGTCCGCGAAGGGCTCACCCGCGTGATGTCTGCCGTCCCCGGCGTCAGTCGCATCGACTGTGTAGCGCACGGTGACGAGTTGCTCGCCAGGTACTCTCGGCAGCCGGTCGATGTCGTGCTGGTCGGCACCCAGCGCGCGGTACCGACTGGTGTGGAGGCGACCCGCAGGCTGGTCTCCGCCAATCCTCAAGCCAACGTCATCGTCTTCGGCGCTCCGGACGACGCGGGCAGCATCGCCGCCGCCATCGCCGGCGGTGCGCGCGGCTACCTTCGCTGGGACGCCTCGCGTCCCGAACTCGTCGCCGCGCTGGCGCATACCCTCGCCAGCACCTCGGTGCCCGCGCCGCGGCAGCCCTCCGATCCCGGCGTGCAGCTCACCGAACGCGAGCTGCAGGTCCTGCGCGGGATGAGCCAGGGCAAGAGCAATGGCCAGATCGGGCGCGAGCTCTACCTGTCCGAGGACACCGTGAAGACCCACGCCCGCCGGCTGTTCCGCAAGCTGGGCGTGCGGGACCGGGCGCAGGCCGTCGCGCACGGCTTCCGCCGCGGTCTGGTGTCCTGA
- a CDS encoding MerR family transcriptional regulator produces MVAAEPTLPVASVARRLGVAPSTLRTWDRRYGVGPSKHTGGRHRRYGAADVNRLELMQRALLSGASTAEAARYALEHLPKSEPGAQAAAPEVSVRIEATNGCVVLPAESPGGTIGPARLARRLSAAALSMDTHAVQRLLDEAVAEYGAVRAWTEVMDPVRAALNGSWRSDGAGAEAEHLLAEGSLAALLRATPVPTEPPNQRPVLLSSVPEDRDALPLYALGAGLAAWRLLTQSFAGPLSADVLTIAVRRSLPAAVVLWARHREAADPRLFARLTRGRQRSRLFACGPGWDPVTLPARVELLGELPAAAERIRYVLLGGGAATP; encoded by the coding sequence ATGGTTGCCGCCGAGCCCACGCTCCCGGTCGCGTCGGTGGCGAGGCGGCTCGGCGTCGCCCCCTCCACCCTGCGCACCTGGGACCGCCGGTACGGGGTGGGTCCGAGCAAGCACACCGGCGGACGCCACCGCCGGTACGGCGCGGCCGACGTCAACCGGCTCGAACTCATGCAACGCGCGCTGCTCAGCGGCGCGTCCACCGCGGAGGCGGCCCGCTACGCGCTGGAACACCTACCCAAATCCGAGCCCGGGGCCCAGGCCGCAGCCCCCGAGGTGTCCGTGCGTATCGAAGCGACCAACGGCTGCGTGGTGCTGCCCGCCGAATCCCCTGGCGGCACGATCGGACCCGCCCGGCTCGCGCGCAGACTCAGTGCCGCGGCGCTGTCCATGGACACCCACGCCGTGCAGCGCCTGCTTGACGAGGCCGTCGCCGAGTACGGTGCGGTACGCGCGTGGACCGAGGTGATGGACCCGGTGCGGGCCGCGCTGAACGGGAGCTGGCGGTCGGACGGCGCCGGAGCCGAGGCGGAGCACCTGCTCGCCGAGGGGTCGCTCGCCGCGCTGCTGCGCGCGACCCCGGTACCCACCGAGCCACCCAACCAGCGCCCGGTGCTGCTCAGCAGCGTGCCCGAGGACCGGGACGCACTCCCGCTGTACGCGCTCGGCGCCGGGCTGGCCGCCTGGCGCCTGCTCACCCAGTCCTTCGCCGGGCCGCTGTCCGCGGACGTGCTGACCATCGCCGTGCGGCGCAGCCTGCCCGCCGCCGTGGTGCTGTGGGCGCGCCACCGCGAGGCGGCCGATCCTCGGCTGTTCGCGAGGCTGACCCGCGGGCGTCAGCGCAGCAGGCTGTTCGCCTGCGGGCCCGGCTGGGATCCGGTGACGCTGCCCGCGCGGGTGGAGCTGCTCGGCGAGCTGCCGGCCGCCGCCGAGCGGATCCGCTACGTCTTGCTGGGTGGCGGTGCGGCCACTCCATGA
- a CDS encoding WhiB family transcriptional regulator, whose amino-acid sequence MADTRRLPGPNADVWDWQLEGACRGMDSGSFFHPDGERGPARARREAKAKAICQACPVLELCRSHALAVHEPYGIWGGLSESERESIIRSEKRSLSLTGS is encoded by the coding sequence ATGGCAGATACGCGCAGACTCCCTGGGCCGAACGCGGATGTGTGGGACTGGCAGCTCGAGGGGGCGTGCCGGGGGATGGACAGCGGATCCTTCTTCCATCCGGACGGTGAGCGAGGACCGGCAAGAGCCCGGCGGGAGGCCAAGGCAAAGGCGATTTGCCAGGCCTGCCCGGTGCTGGAGTTGTGCCGCAGTCACGCGCTCGCCGTTCACGAGCCCTACGGCATCTGGGGCGGGCTCTCCGAATCGGAACGCGAAAGCATCATCAGATCCGAGAAGCGGTCACTCAGTCTGACCGGTAGTTGA
- a CDS encoding TetR/AcrR family transcriptional regulator: MSPRGRPRGFDREAALTAAMHVFWERGYEGTSLTDLTAAMGIGSPSLYAAFGGKEALFREAVQLYGRTFGDRTADALGSQPTARAAIEAMLRNNATTYTDPDLPHGCMIVLSATNYTPSNIGVRDYLAELRRVTQEEIRRRLDRGVEDGDLPTGVDTAAMGAFYSTVLNGLSLQARDGYGAGELDAVIDTAMAAWDRCAEPAAGQ; encoded by the coding sequence ATGTCACCTCGAGGCCGTCCACGGGGCTTTGACCGCGAGGCCGCGCTGACCGCGGCGATGCACGTCTTCTGGGAACGCGGGTACGAGGGCACCTCGCTGACGGATCTCACCGCCGCGATGGGGATCGGCTCACCGAGCCTCTACGCCGCGTTCGGCGGCAAGGAGGCGCTCTTCCGGGAGGCGGTCCAGCTCTACGGCCGCACCTTCGGCGACCGCACGGCCGACGCGCTCGGCTCGCAGCCCACCGCCCGCGCGGCGATCGAGGCGATGCTGCGGAACAACGCGACGACCTACACCGACCCCGACCTGCCGCACGGCTGCATGATCGTGCTCTCCGCCACGAACTACACGCCGAGCAACATCGGCGTCCGGGACTACCTCGCCGAGCTGCGCCGGGTCACCCAGGAGGAGATCCGGCGCAGGCTGGACCGCGGGGTCGAGGACGGTGACCTGCCCACCGGTGTGGACACGGCCGCGATGGGCGCGTTCTACAGCACGGTGCTGAACGGCCTTTCCCTTCAGGCGCGGGACGGATACGGCGCGGGCGAGCTCGATGCGGTCATCGATACCGCGATGGCGGCCTGGGACCGGTGCGCCGAGCCGGCTGCCGGACAGTGA
- a CDS encoding SDR family NAD(P)-dependent oxidoreductase, translated as MSALDGKRALVTGGSRGIGAAVAARLAEDGANVAVTYVGSPERAEEVVARIEGFGRKGLAIRADSADADAVTAAVDAAAGAFGGLDILVNNAGIFPNGPLAELSVEEIDHTLAIHVRAVLVATKAAVAHMTEGGRIISTGSNLAERVPWPGLSLYSASKSALLGLTRGLARELGPRGITATVVQPGSTDTEMNPAGGAGAAPQLDLNPTGRYAQATDVAATVAYLAGDGGRFINGTAITVDGGLNA; from the coding sequence ATGTCTGCACTTGACGGCAAGCGCGCCCTGGTGACCGGGGGAAGCCGCGGGATCGGCGCGGCGGTGGCCGCCCGGCTGGCCGAGGACGGGGCGAACGTGGCGGTGACCTATGTCGGCTCGCCGGAACGCGCGGAGGAGGTCGTGGCCCGGATCGAGGGGTTTGGCCGCAAGGGGTTGGCGATCCGGGCGGACAGCGCCGACGCCGATGCGGTGACGGCCGCGGTGGACGCCGCCGCCGGCGCGTTCGGTGGTCTCGACATCCTGGTCAACAACGCCGGCATCTTCCCGAACGGGCCACTGGCGGAACTGTCGGTCGAGGAGATCGACCACACGCTGGCGATCCACGTCCGGGCGGTGCTGGTGGCGACGAAGGCCGCCGTGGCACACATGACCGAGGGCGGCCGGATCATCAGCACCGGTAGCAACCTCGCGGAGCGGGTGCCCTGGCCGGGGCTGAGCCTGTACTCGGCGAGCAAGTCCGCGCTGCTCGGACTCACCAGGGGGCTGGCACGGGAGCTCGGCCCGCGTGGGATCACCGCGACCGTGGTGCAGCCGGGATCGACGGACACGGAGATGAACCCGGCCGGCGGAGCAGGCGCCGCACCGCAGCTCGACCTCAACCCGACCGGTCGGTACGCGCAGGCGACCGATGTGGCGGCGACCGTGGCGTACCTGGCGGGTGACGGCGGCCGCTTCATCAACGGCACCGCCATCACCGTCGACGGCGGCCTGAACGCCTGA
- the groL gene encoding chaperonin GroEL (60 kDa chaperone family; promotes refolding of misfolded polypeptides especially under stressful conditions; forms two stacked rings of heptamers to form a barrel-shaped 14mer; ends can be capped by GroES; misfolded proteins enter the barrel where they are refolded when GroES binds): protein MPKQINFDEDSRRALERGVNQLADAVKVTLGPRGRHVVLDKKFGGPTITLDGVTVAREIELDDPYEDLGAQLAKSVATKTNDVAGDGTTTATVLAQSLVSVGLRNVAAGANPAALGRGIGAAAEKVVEILKDKATPVKGRDNIAQVGTVTSRDANIGALLGEAVEKVGEDGVITVEESSTLATELSITEGVQFDKGFLSAHFATNPEEQRAVLEDAYVLLHREKISALNDLLPVLEKVVEAKKPLLIIAEDVEGEALSTLVVNSLKKTISAVAVKAPFFGDRRKAFMDDLAVVTGGEVITTELGRKLSEAGLESLGRARRVVVSKDDTTIVDGAGSKESLDARVAQLRKEIDTTDSDWDREKLQERLAKLAGGVAVIKVGAATETELNERKHRIEDAVNSTKAAVEEGIVPGGGSALVHAVKELDGFARTLEGDEALGAFIVRDALNAPLKWIATNAGYEGAVIVSKVKEQNWGQGFNAATGELTDLMAAGIIDPVKVTRSAVSNAASIARLVLTTEASVVDRPEEAEEGQGHGHSH from the coding sequence ATGCCCAAGCAGATCAACTTCGACGAGGACTCTCGTCGTGCGCTGGAGCGCGGGGTGAACCAACTGGCCGATGCGGTCAAGGTGACCCTTGGCCCGCGCGGCAGGCACGTCGTGCTCGACAAGAAGTTCGGCGGCCCGACCATCACGCTCGACGGGGTTACGGTCGCCCGTGAAATCGAGCTGGACGACCCGTACGAGGACCTCGGTGCCCAGCTCGCCAAGAGTGTCGCGACCAAGACCAATGACGTCGCCGGGGACGGCACCACCACCGCGACGGTCCTGGCCCAGTCACTGGTGTCGGTCGGCCTGCGCAACGTGGCCGCCGGCGCGAACCCGGCCGCATTGGGTCGGGGCATCGGGGCGGCGGCGGAGAAGGTCGTCGAGATCCTCAAGGACAAGGCGACCCCGGTGAAGGGCCGCGACAACATCGCCCAGGTCGGCACCGTGACCTCCCGGGACGCCAACATCGGCGCGCTGCTCGGCGAGGCCGTGGAGAAGGTCGGCGAGGACGGCGTGATCACCGTGGAGGAGTCCTCCACGCTGGCCACCGAGCTGTCCATCACCGAGGGCGTGCAGTTCGACAAGGGTTTCCTTTCCGCGCACTTCGCCACCAACCCGGAGGAGCAGCGTGCGGTGCTCGAGGACGCCTACGTCCTGCTGCACCGGGAGAAGATCTCCGCCCTGAACGACCTGCTGCCGGTGCTGGAGAAGGTCGTCGAGGCGAAGAAGCCGCTGCTGATCATCGCCGAGGACGTGGAGGGCGAGGCGCTGTCCACCCTGGTGGTGAACTCGCTGAAGAAGACGATCAGCGCGGTGGCGGTCAAGGCCCCGTTCTTCGGCGACCGTCGCAAGGCGTTCATGGACGACCTCGCGGTGGTTACCGGCGGTGAGGTCATCACCACCGAGCTGGGTCGCAAGCTCTCCGAGGCAGGCCTCGAGTCGCTCGGCAGGGCACGGCGCGTCGTGGTCAGCAAGGACGACACCACGATCGTCGACGGTGCGGGCAGCAAGGAGTCGCTGGACGCGCGGGTCGCGCAGCTCCGCAAGGAGATCGACACGACCGACTCCGACTGGGACCGGGAGAAGCTGCAGGAGCGGCTGGCCAAGCTCGCCGGCGGCGTCGCGGTGATCAAGGTCGGTGCGGCCACCGAGACCGAGCTCAACGAGCGCAAGCACCGCATCGAGGACGCGGTGAACTCCACCAAGGCGGCCGTCGAGGAGGGCATCGTGCCCGGCGGCGGTTCGGCGCTGGTGCACGCGGTCAAGGAGCTGGACGGCTTCGCCAGGACGCTGGAAGGCGACGAGGCACTGGGTGCGTTCATCGTCCGGGACGCGCTGAACGCACCGCTGAAGTGGATCGCCACCAACGCCGGCTACGAGGGCGCGGTCATCGTGTCCAAGGTCAAGGAGCAGAACTGGGGGCAGGGCTTCAACGCCGCCACCGGCGAGCTGACCGACCTGATGGCCGCCGGGATCATCGACCCGGTCAAGGTCACTCGCTCCGCGGTCTCCAACGCCGCCTCCATCGCCCGGCTCGTGCTCACCACGGAGGCCTCCGTGGTGGACCGGCCGGAGGAGGCCGAGGAAGGCCAGGGGCACGGGCACAGCCACTGA
- the groES gene encoding co-chaperone GroES — MSVNIKPLEDKIVVQTSEAEETTASGLVIPDTAKEKPQEGKVLAVGPGRIDDKGNRVPVDVKEGDVVIYSKYGGTEVKYNGEDYLILSARDVLAVIN; from the coding sequence GTGAGCGTGAACATCAAGCCGCTCGAGGACAAGATCGTTGTCCAGACGAGTGAGGCCGAGGAGACGACGGCTTCCGGTCTCGTTATCCCGGACACCGCAAAGGAAAAGCCCCAGGAGGGCAAGGTCCTGGCCGTCGGCCCGGGCCGGATCGACGACAAGGGCAACCGCGTCCCGGTGGACGTCAAGGAAGGCGACGTCGTCATCTACTCCAAGTACGGCGGCACCGAGGTCAAGTACAACGGTGAGGACTACTTGATCCTGTCCGCCCGCGACGTGCTGGCCGTCATCAACTGA
- a CDS encoding GNAT family N-acetyltransferase — translation MHPADTLARHRVRLLRWRETDVDTLFHVVTESLAHLRPWMAWAAPPYDHAAAADFVTRAQERWAGGESYAYAITVSGTTVGACGLERRIGPGALEIGYWLHPAHTGHGLATEAAAALVVQAFGLPDIDRVQIWHDLANTASAGVPRRLGFTEVARRAPPRYPLAPAEVGVDVVWELTAEQNSRSGGLC, via the coding sequence GTGCATCCCGCCGACACACTGGCCCGGCACCGGGTCCGGCTGCTTCGCTGGCGGGAGACCGACGTGGACACGCTGTTCCACGTGGTCACCGAGTCGCTGGCCCATCTGCGGCCGTGGATGGCCTGGGCGGCGCCGCCCTACGACCATGCGGCCGCTGCCGACTTCGTCACCCGCGCCCAGGAACGTTGGGCCGGGGGCGAGAGCTATGCCTACGCCATCACCGTCTCGGGCACGACGGTCGGTGCCTGTGGACTGGAACGCCGGATCGGCCCGGGCGCGCTGGAGATCGGCTACTGGCTACACCCGGCCCACACCGGTCACGGCCTGGCCACCGAAGCCGCGGCCGCGCTGGTCGTGCAGGCGTTCGGGCTCCCGGACATCGACCGGGTGCAGATCTGGCACGACCTGGCGAACACGGCCAGCGCGGGTGTGCCACGGAGACTCGGCTTCACCGAGGTGGCCCGGCGTGCGCCGCCGCGCTATCCGCTCGCCCCGGCCGAGGTGGGCGTGGATGTCGTATGGGAACTGACCGCGGAGCAAAACAGCCGGTCAGGGGGCTTGTGCTGA
- a CDS encoding alkaline phosphatase D family protein — MPESGEHTTTTARPSRRNVLVGGAAVGAAAVAAGALGTSTAAAQGAGERIAGDPFTLGVASGDPDQHSVVLWTRLAPRPLAEDGLGGMNRRRVEVHWEIALDERFRLVVRRGHERTGPEHGYAVHAEVAGLLPGWEYFYRFRVGGHVSAVGRTRTAPPIGVFGSGLAMSFASCSQFEHGYFHAYRYLAADEPDLVLHLGDYMYEYAPDVYVSPDGNVRDHRGPETETLANYRQRYAQYRTDADLRAAHAVAPWLVVPDDHEVDNNWADEVYEKPHIPQPDFMRRRADAFQAYYENMPLRRRSKPNGPDIRLYRQVQWGSLANFHMLDTRQHRDDQACGDGWKVCEDAADPARTLTGPEQEAWLLHNFRRSRARWDILGQQVFFAQRLNASGARSMDAWDGYQGSRERVVRGWRDARVRNPVVLTGDVHTHWANELKADYADPDSPAVGTELVTTSISSGGNGEDSDPSTNPNLRRNPHIKFFNAQRGYVRTRIDRHRIRADFRVLDTVTEPEASASTRASFVVSDRRRGLTEVEPQ, encoded by the coding sequence ATGCCCGAATCAGGCGAGCACACCACCACGACCGCCCGACCCTCACGCCGCAACGTCCTGGTCGGGGGCGCCGCCGTCGGCGCGGCCGCCGTCGCGGCCGGCGCGCTCGGTACCTCCACGGCCGCCGCCCAGGGTGCCGGCGAGCGGATCGCCGGCGACCCTTTCACCCTCGGTGTTGCCTCCGGTGACCCGGACCAGCACAGCGTGGTGCTGTGGACCCGCCTCGCGCCCCGGCCGCTGGCCGAGGACGGCCTCGGCGGGATGAACCGCAGGCGGGTCGAGGTGCACTGGGAGATCGCCCTCGACGAGCGCTTCCGCCTCGTGGTGCGTCGCGGCCACGAGCGCACCGGCCCTGAGCACGGCTACGCGGTGCACGCCGAGGTCGCCGGGCTGCTGCCCGGCTGGGAGTACTTCTACCGGTTCCGGGTCGGCGGGCACGTCTCCGCCGTCGGCCGCACCCGCACCGCGCCCCCGATCGGCGTCTTCGGCTCCGGCCTCGCGATGAGCTTCGCCTCCTGCTCGCAGTTCGAGCACGGCTACTTCCACGCCTACCGCTACCTGGCCGCCGACGAACCCGACCTGGTGCTGCACCTTGGCGACTACATGTACGAGTACGCGCCGGACGTGTACGTCTCCCCGGACGGCAACGTGCGCGACCACCGCGGCCCGGAGACCGAGACCCTGGCGAACTACCGGCAGCGTTACGCCCAGTACCGCACCGACGCCGACCTGCGCGCGGCGCACGCCGTGGCGCCCTGGCTGGTCGTTCCGGACGACCACGAGGTGGACAACAACTGGGCCGACGAGGTCTACGAGAAGCCGCACATCCCGCAGCCGGACTTCATGCGCCGCAGGGCGGACGCCTTCCAGGCCTACTACGAGAACATGCCGCTGCGCCGCCGCAGCAAGCCGAACGGGCCGGACATCCGGCTCTACCGCCAGGTGCAGTGGGGCTCGCTGGCCAACTTCCACATGCTCGACACCCGGCAGCATCGCGACGACCAGGCCTGCGGGGACGGCTGGAAGGTGTGCGAGGACGCCGCCGACCCGGCGCGCACCCTCACCGGGCCCGAGCAGGAAGCCTGGCTGCTGCACAACTTCCGCCGCTCCAGGGCCCGCTGGGACATCCTCGGCCAGCAGGTGTTCTTCGCCCAGCGGCTGAACGCCTCCGGGGCACGCAGCATGGACGCCTGGGACGGCTACCAGGGCTCCCGCGAGCGGGTGGTGCGGGGCTGGCGGGACGCGCGGGTGCGCAACCCGGTGGTGCTCACCGGTGACGTGCACACGCATTGGGCGAACGAGTTGAAGGCCGACTACGCCGACCCGGACAGCCCGGCCGTCGGCACCGAGTTGGTCACCACCTCCATCAGCTCGGGCGGCAACGGCGAGGACTCCGATCCGAGCACCAACCCGAACCTGCGGCGCAACCCGCACATCAAGTTCTTCAACGCCCAGCGAGGCTACGTCCGCACCCGGATCGACCGGCACCGGATCCGCGCCGACTTCCGCGTACTGGACACGGTCACCGAGCCGGAAGCCTCCGCGTCGACCAGAGCCTCCTTCGTCGTTTCCGACCGTCGGAGGGGTCTCACCGAGGTCGAACCGCAGTAA